The window TGGTGTCGCTCCATACCTCGGTCCCGCCCCGACGCAGCGTCAGCTCGCCGCCTGACCCAGTCACCTCACGAAGCCGGAACATCCAGAGCGCATTGAAATAGGTATCCGCCCCCAACGAGAAGCCCACGGTGATGGGACCTCCCTCCCCCGAATCCGGGTAGAAAAACGGCTCCTGACCGGAATTGCCCAGGTCTTCGTAGTCGTCGTCTTGAAGATCCTGGCCGTCCCCGGCATGCCGCCGGCGGACCCAATGCATGCTTTGGGTGGCCGCCCCGGACTGGGTCACCAGGGTCATTTCCGAGAAGCTCAGGTCGTTCTCGGTCCGGCTGACCCCCGTGCAGTTTCCGATACCGCCATTACTTTTGATGCAGTCGCTGGTGACGGCCAGAGTGTGCAGGCCGGGGGCAAGGGTCGGGGCGGGGTCCAGAGCCAGGGTGTCGTTCCCGGCATCCCAGTTGCCGCTGTAGTCGGTGCCGTCGATGGTCACGTAGGGCCGGCCATTGTCGTTCTCCATGACCAGTCCCTCGAAGCGGACCTCGGTAACGGTCACCTCCTCGGTAAGGTGGAAATGGGTGGGATAAACCCCCATCCGGTCGAACAGCACCGGGTCCAACGGCACGAAGGTTCCGCCCAGCTCGTCGTCGCCGATGTGCTGCTCGCCCGGCAGGGAGACATCCGCGCCGGCCGGCCCGGCGGCCAAGAGGAGGACAACCGCCGCCAGCGCCGCCACCCGGCCCGTCGCGCTTGGGAAGCGGGACTTGTATCCGGTCATGGGCTTCATTCTTGGAAGCGCACCTCCAGCCGCCGCCGAGTCAGCATGTCGGCATCCCCCGGATGGCATTCGCCCACCACCTCCATGCGAAAGAGCGCCACCTCGCCACCCGGCGCGGTTACCGTCCCGAAGCGCTCCAGCCCATTGGGATCGTTGCCGCCGATGCGCGTGGGGCCACAGGGGGACAGGCCGCCCGCGGCCCCGGCCAGCAGGTCGCCCTCGGGGCCAAGGTCCGACCGGCCCCGGGCCAGGGCCTGATACAGCCCCCACTGCCCCGCCGATTCCGCCGCGTGCAGGGCCTGGATGGAGGCCATCTCCCGGGACACGGCCCGCTGCTCGGTGGTCACCAGACGCAGCAGGGCCGTGCCCAGCATGGCCAGCACCACGATGACGAAGATGGCGGCGATCAGGCCCACTCCTCGCTCGTTTCGGCAGTCAGGGCGCATTGCGGACCTGCACCTCCTGGAGGAAATCCAGCGTCTCCCCGGAGCCGGGATGCTCCAGGGCCAGATAGAGGCGCACCAGGGCGCTGCGGGTCGGGGTGGCCGGCTTGTGGGTGAAGCGGCACTCGGCCACCCCCTCGGCGAGCACCACGCCGTGGGCGGCGCAATGGTCGGTGGGGGAGTCCAGCCCGTCCATCCCTCCCAGGGGTCCGGACACCGCCAGCCGCAGCTCCCCCTCCGCGGGGGCGCAGCACAGGGTGACCTGCCGGTCCACGGCGTAGACCCGGCGGGCGGGCGAATGGCGCGGGAAGGAATCGGAGCCGTCCAGGGTGAGGCGATGCTCGATGGTCTCGCCGGAGGAGCGGTCGTCCACCGCAGCGATCCGGGAGCGGGGTCCCTGCCCCGCCCCGGTGTGGAGATCGTCGCCGTCCAAGGGGTACACCACCAACTGCCAGTCCGGCCCCAGGCCCTCCAGGCCGAAGGCCGTGAAGGTGTCGCCGTCCCGGCGGACCTGCAGCCGGGAGGCGGCGGGTCCGGTGGCCACGTAGCGCCCCCCCGCGCTGGCGGCCAGGAAGCTCATGCGCGCCGCCCCGTCGCAGGCGCCGTCGTCGCAGCGGTAAGAGCCCGGAACCCCCCGACGCAGCTCGCGGACCGCACGCTCCACGGCCACCCGCCCGCTTCCCGCCAGATCCTGGCGAGCCTCGGCGTCCGTATAGCCCCGCACCATGCCGCCGAGGAGGCTGGCCCCCACGTAGCCCAGGATCCCCACCAGCACCACGACCACCACCAGCTCCACCAGGGTGAAGCCGCGGGAGTCGGTATGGCGCGCGGGGAGCATGGCTAGAAGTTCAGGCGGTAGGTGGAGAAGGTGGTGGAAAGGCCGCGCGGGTCGGTGACGGTCACGTCGATGCGCTTGGCGTCGTCGGGCCGGACGTCCGGCAGCTCCGAACCTACCCCCACGGCCACAGCGATCTCCACGCAATAGCCGGCGTAGCGGCCGGGGCGCTCGTTCCCGGAGGCGTCGCGCAGCGGCGCGGCGTGGCCACACGCCGTCCCTTCTGCGAGGCCGTGGAAATCGTCCACGTCGTTCTCCGTGCCGCGGTCCTCCCCGCCGTCGCGGCCGCAGGAACCGGGACAGACCGCCGCCGGGCCGCCGGAGCAGGCGGTGTCGCCGGCGTCCACGCAGCCTCCGCCGGGGGGCGTGGCCTCGTCCCAGGCCTTGGTAAAGGCCTCCTCCATGTAGGACTGCCCCAGCTCCACGGCCTTGATGCGCAGCTGGGGATCGGGGCTGGAGCGGAAGCCCTGGCCGAGCAGCAGAAGGACGGCGGTGGCGCCCACGGCGATGACCACCATGGCCACCACCAGCTCCACCAGCGTCAGCCCCGCCTCCGGCCTAGCCATCCCGGACATGGCCGGTCTCGCCGAGGACCGTGACCGACACCCGGCCCCCGCCCGCCGACAGCCCCCGGTCGACCACCGCGCCATCACCGTCCACGCTGCGGCCCAGGGGGTCGAAGTACACCGTGTCCGCGGCGCCGAAGGCCAAGCCCGGGCCCAGGGTCCAATGCGCGCCGTTTCCGCCGGGGGGCGGCAGCGGCTCCCAGGCGCAGTCGGCGGGCCGCTGCGCCCCGCTCGCGCACCGCCCTATACGGAAGGCCCCCGACCCGGGGTCCCCGGGCGAGACCCGGACGTAGCGGGCACGGGACATGGCCTGCTGCTGGGCGTAGCGCAGGCCGGACACCAGCCGGTCACCACCGGCCCGCACCTGGAAGCCCCCTACCCCCGGCATCCGCGGCAGCAGAACCGCCGCCAGCACGCCGAGGACCACCAGGACGGCCGCCATCTCCACCAGGGTGAAGCCGCGTTGGTTTCGGGGGATCATGCCCGGGATATGGCCCATTTTCAGTCAAGTCAAAAGATAGAAGAAGACCGCCCAGGCGCCTTCTACCAGGGGGCCGATGGAATCCCTACCCGCCAACCAAGGCTGCTCATATTCCAGGAAAAAGGTTGGCAAGGATCCCCATAGCAGGAAATCCATTCCACAAACGAAATAGGGGGAGCCGAAACTCCCCCCACCGTCACAGGC of the Thiohalorhabdus denitrificans genome contains:
- a CDS encoding pilus assembly PilX family protein, producing the protein MRPDCRNERGVGLIAAIFVIVVLAMLGTALLRLVTTEQRAVSREMASIQALHAAESAGQWGLYQALARGRSDLGPEGDLLAGAAGGLSPCGPTRIGGNDPNGLERFGTVTAPGGEVALFRMEVVGECHPGDADMLTRRRLEVRFQE
- a CDS encoding prepilin-type N-terminal cleavage/methylation domain-containing protein, which produces MLPARHTDSRGFTLVELVVVVVLVGILGYVGASLLGGMVRGYTDAEARQDLAGSGRVAVERAVRELRRGVPGSYRCDDGACDGAARMSFLAASAGGRYVATGPAASRLQVRRDGDTFTAFGLEGLGPDWQLVVYPLDGDDLHTGAGQGPRSRIAAVDDRSSGETIEHRLTLDGSDSFPRHSPARRVYAVDRQVTLCCAPAEGELRLAVSGPLGGMDGLDSPTDHCAAHGVVLAEGVAECRFTHKPATPTRSALVRLYLALEHPGSGETLDFLQEVQVRNAP
- a CDS encoding type IV pilus modification PilV family protein, giving the protein MSGMARPEAGLTLVELVVAMVVIAVGATAVLLLLGQGFRSSPDPQLRIKAVELGQSYMEEAFTKAWDEATPPGGGCVDAGDTACSGGPAAVCPGSCGRDGGEDRGTENDVDDFHGLAEGTACGHAAPLRDASGNERPGRYAGYCVEIAVAVGVGSELPDVRPDDAKRIDVTVTDPRGLSTTFSTYRLNF
- a CDS encoding GspH/FimT family pseudopilin; translated protein: MIPRNQRGFTLVEMAAVLVVLGVLAAVLLPRMPGVGGFQVRAGGDRLVSGLRYAQQQAMSRARYVRVSPGDPGSGAFRIGRCASGAQRPADCAWEPLPPPGGNGAHWTLGPGLAFGAADTVYFDPLGRSVDGDGAVVDRGLSAGGGRVSVTVLGETGHVRDG